One genomic window of Sulfurovum lithotrophicum includes the following:
- a CDS encoding HesA/MoeB/ThiF family protein: MTDNILTPEEYFNRQIQLWGEQTQKSLQAKKIAIIGSGGLGSTLAMALGTSGIGEIHMVDFDTVSIHNIHRQIAFTLEDEGKNKAKAVVKLIEVKNPFVKAVAFDMPFDDFKEMGNRYDLILDATDNLPVRGEIDKYAKTSKTPWIYASVEEFNGQVCFFDVADFQVFNISDHKPGGIAAPIVMHIGSLQANLALRYLAGLPVVKDKLYYLYFNEEGELITQKFGMPKV; this comes from the coding sequence ATGACAGACAATATACTTACACCCGAAGAGTATTTCAACAGACAGATACAGCTTTGGGGAGAACAGACACAAAAGTCCCTGCAAGCCAAAAAGATTGCCATTATCGGTTCGGGCGGGTTGGGATCGACATTGGCCATGGCTCTGGGTACTTCAGGTATCGGTGAGATACATATGGTCGATTTTGATACTGTCTCAATACACAATATCCACCGGCAGATCGCTTTTACGCTTGAGGATGAAGGAAAGAACAAAGCCAAGGCGGTTGTCAAACTCATCGAAGTGAAAAATCCTTTTGTGAAAGCCGTGGCTTTCGATATGCCCTTCGATGATTTCAAAGAGATGGGGAACCGTTATGACCTCATCCTCGATGCCACGGACAATCTTCCTGTCAGAGGAGAGATAGACAAGTATGCTAAAACAAGCAAGACTCCCTGGATCTATGCTTCTGTTGAAGAGTTCAACGGACAGGTCTGTTTCTTTGATGTGGCTGATTTTCAGGTCTTCAATATCTCCGACCATAAACCGGGAGGTATCGCTGCACCGATCGTGATGCATATCGGTTCGCTCCAGGCCAATTTGGCACTGCGTTACCTTGCCGGTCTGCCTGTTGTGAAAGACAAGCTCTATTATCTCTATTTCAATGAAGAGGGTGAATTGATCACTCAGAAATTTGGCATGCCAAAAGTATAG
- the xseB gene encoding exodeoxyribonuclease VII small subunit, producing MKNKTFEEKLAYSKELLEKLMDPEITLEESVKLYEEGLKNIKEAQKLIEEAKTKITVIDQKNQHLSEDDF from the coding sequence ATGAAAAACAAAACATTTGAAGAGAAACTGGCATATTCCAAAGAGCTGCTTGAAAAGCTGATGGACCCTGAGATCACATTGGAAGAGTCCGTTAAACTGTATGAAGAAGGCCTGAAGAACATCAAAGAAGCTCAAAAACTCATTGAAGAGGCAAAAACAAAGATCACTGTGATCGATCAGAAAAACCAGCATCTTTCCGAGGATGACTTCTAA
- a CDS encoding carbon-nitrogen hydrolase family protein — protein sequence MASSRQLVIAALQLPTLGMNATRLEFYLKQAHSRGADLMLLGEYVLNHFFKEFTTMAPNMVKEQSRKHMELLKSLAVKYDIIFIAPIIVTKKDGYHKTIVKVTPKYTKYYEQQILLPYAHWNEKKFFTNKVAPLKAPMTFMIKGFRVMVMAGFELHFDPFWQAVTQKKIDLVLLPTASTFGSHNRWREIIKTKAFLHGCFILRANRLGEYSDNEVKWKFYGDTMLVSPEGEVEMMLEDKESMLIEVIDKAQVTEHRKSWGFERELKQREDLSK from the coding sequence ATGGCTTCTTCCAGACAGCTTGTCATTGCCGCACTGCAGCTGCCGACGCTGGGCATGAACGCGACACGCCTTGAGTTCTATCTCAAACAGGCCCACAGCAGGGGTGCCGATCTGATGCTGCTTGGTGAGTATGTACTAAACCATTTCTTTAAAGAGTTCACGACGATGGCACCCAATATGGTCAAAGAGCAAAGCCGAAAACATATGGAACTCTTGAAAAGCCTTGCCGTGAAGTATGACATCATCTTCATTGCACCCATCATTGTTACCAAGAAAGATGGTTACCACAAAACCATCGTAAAGGTGACACCAAAATATACCAAATATTATGAACAGCAGATCCTGCTTCCCTATGCGCACTGGAATGAAAAGAAGTTCTTTACAAACAAAGTCGCTCCACTCAAAGCACCGATGACATTTATGATTAAAGGTTTCAGGGTCATGGTCATGGCCGGGTTTGAACTGCACTTTGATCCTTTCTGGCAGGCTGTGACGCAGAAAAAGATTGACCTCGTACTGCTTCCTACCGCTTCCACATTCGGTTCGCATAACCGCTGGAGAGAGATCATCAAGACCAAAGCCTTTCTGCACGGCTGTTTTATTCTTCGGGCCAACCGTCTTGGAGAATACAGCGATAATGAGGTGAAATGGAAGTTCTATGGTGACACGATGCTGGTCTCTCCCGAAGGTGAAGTGGAGATGATGCTTGAGGACAAGGAGTCCATGCTCATTGAGGTCATAGACAAAGCCCAGGTCACAGAACACCGAAAGAGCTGGGGATTTGAAAGAGAACTGAAACAGCGTGAAGATCTAAGTAAATAG